A section of the Mastomys coucha isolate ucsf_1 unplaced genomic scaffold, UCSF_Mcou_1 pScaffold15, whole genome shotgun sequence genome encodes:
- the Sptbn5 gene encoding spectrin beta chain, non-erythrocytic 5, with protein sequence MDSEYEIGHVRKLQAQHTHMQEKTFTNWINNIFRLGRVGIRIQNLYTELADGAHLLRLLELISGEALPAPSPGRLRVHFLENNSHALAFLRAKVPIPFIGPENIVDGDQSLILGLLWVIILRFQISHISLDREEFGASAALLSAKEALLVWCQRKTASYTNVDITDFSRSWSDGLGFNALLHAHRPDLLDYGSLSLDRPLYNLSFAFRVAEQQLGIAQLLDPEDVAALHPDECSIMTYLSQYYHYFSRLQQGQTAQRRLAKILLQLQETEVLQAQYEQLAADLLCWIEEKQTQLEARDFPDSLPAMRQLLAAFASFRAQEKPPRLQQRGATEALLFQLQTTLRAQNRRPFLPGEDLGPAKLAWRWAELERVEASRSQAMQQRLLQLERLDTLACRFQCKASHRESFLNDAEQMLAQTRASLADPSTVDAATQRLSVLEAGIPPQEGRFQALGEMADILQQEEYHSWADVACRQKEITGRWRRLLQCLQEERKHVVGTQAVLSLLQGVEAATDQLGELQVLASSTACGQQLAEIVLLLQSHDLLEAQVSAHRAHVTCLVHQTAQLDSSQGTSVQKLQAKALALAELHHSLVSLVRARRTLLEQTLQRAQFLHSCEEEEAWLQEHRQLMETAALGGDFTQIATALQKHKALETELHRHQAVCVDLMQRGRNLSVREPLTQPDPLERAEAVQGTWQLLWTGAARRRARLQATLLVGQYFSDSEEAASWLLQRQKQLESASFGKDQADAEVLLQQHLRLEQDVRAFAVELRELEDQARAATALVSLMVHTGTRKGSRFVPPTPNEGPPEDWKRLDRDTIGGPQVETQVLAAAGSQIAFFSKEEALNTWKLKELGDSQSRTAIIHSIEKKPQVLSALGFLGEGPSIALQAEYDLHFDSSTILQAHADLSQNYENLRALAKLHRARLEETVALFSFYSSCRELQSWMEKQIALFQTLQLQGDNLEVTQLKYENVLMTLATGKGHWAEAISTAEQLKQRCPGHISKIQQQEEDLKQRWQQLESLKEEKLLQLTCGMEVCRLLQESEPTQAQLLNMISRLEARSGDSHRTLQQTQQKVLVLEKKISYLQRATIEVMESGPAKGSQLWKQVLKLQSLLKQAQGQVAQQIQVQTEARVQQGILQESQKLLLWAEGIRAQLGSKEELGDVASAQRLLRKHGALQEETCLWEERLQQLEAQGQLVAGSDSPQSREVASALRLLGQHSQQLKALWEQRQQKLWEGLELQRFGQEVDGFMAACASHEALLPLDSLGEDLREAQGLLQKHQALGWLRSTLGSRAEALRAHGEKLLLSHPSAVHKIRELLHSAQAQWTRVQERSAQRKGQLLASLQLQEWKQAAEGLMLWMEEKWSRVADERPQAGSNILQKLKWHKITKSELLASHRYMEDLQQAGKELLHSNPYAQEDIEDRLQSLNHKWEELNHKMAEQGDRLPQTRQQDGLLELLQDVREMMEHLEGALQNTETGQDLCSSRRLQRQHCQLEDKSQVLASKMAALVSQTHHDFTSWIILEESQKCHQRFKSLQSKLATRHQQLQASVELYEFNLLSNLELTWVAEHMPSAGPICPAQCWHDAQSLQGKHKVLQAEVKGHIGHMHRVLSSGQSLAASGHPRAQHIVEQCRKLEGHWAGLEQACEERTHCLQQAVTIQQYLLNVSEMESWVEEKRPLASSQDYGSDEEATFGLMRRHQMLQQEIALYWSCMEDLEQRFQTLAGFEASEQLAVVQGKLQALQKLADEREQELEGTLRLQEFMRKAEDLQSWLTSRRQVARGGDSFGEDHEHVLQLCTEFTKFQHQVETGAQRVETCRLLAESLREHGHSAAPKALQRQQDLQATWSELWQLTQAQGHLLGDTETTLRVHRDLLEVLTQIQEKAASFPNDVAQDLRGVENQLQRHEGLELELTGMKQQVQELLKAGGRVQKLCSGPQALAAVQQKQQAVTQAWESLRLRMEQRKAQLEQAYLLVRFHTAVRDYTSWVASVHQELQMEEASWDPCSILLRFRAHQWLWAELKAREELQQQATKMGQQALLAAGTPAKVQDGLQTLQEERDRVFQAWALKQERLQTVLQEQHLLRQCDHLAKLLTAQEALLKASGLGSSVEEVEQLIRKHVIFQKVLALQDKKESALRELLKMVPSSKGQNLVSHVLEHRAQVKELTESRGQALHTSLMIGNFAMAATQVEDWIQERVQQLRAWSPPGNLKDCLKHLRKHEAFRAEVQAREQIVTSVAKQGEGLLSHGHPQAEEVSQRLEALQDLWEKLRQAVTLRGQALEDRCNFLEFLQRVDLAETWIQEKERVVNSCDIGLNLEHCLQLCRQVHRLQVTGDDAHIRRIRNLSLQLKNQGPEESETIFQRRNQLNNRWKTFHGTLLLCQQRLEAALEIHRLSSELDGVIEQIREKESLIQALEGTEDLKNVQRLSWRQRVLQQEMGLIQTQVESLEGRVSRLCKENPEVAHSLRHKKQEMMDSWWKVWSKAQNRKELLNVGHEVQKLQTLLQDLQDWAQGLQAEMARQTTPCSPVRIQYMLQEHQAYKVELDTRIDSHNLARSMGQQLLASGYLLASGILQPLAAVEQELSSLQESWQGRWQQLQQVLEQQLFLSSVEKAERWLDSEEASLASEEVVDPLVTVETLLSKHKRREQGLKAQAEKISALKVTAHSLYQDGQSEAHSILDRCQALLLRAEALTEQARARGHQLEELRKLRRFLQDSNEVATWLREKNLVALDEDQKDTTTMQTQLQKQQNFQAELDASVHQQQELQMEGQKLLQGGHPASETIRRQLEELGGLWAELQTNCQRKMARLQGSLKVLHLQRKLKELENWLEPMEVELRIPVRSQDLPRMGELLGAQEELEAAVDRQAKQVQELKDQAQTCFQEGHCLAKDVEERAGQLLQRFQGLREPLQERRASLEDQRLLLQFFRDADEEMAWVQEKLPSATAQDYGQSLSTVCHLQEKHQNLENEIRSHKALSQVVTGTGHKLVQAGHFAAEEVATRVQQLEVALNRLETEAVQRRRMLQQALEVQQTLVELLEAGSWLAKRGHILDREDLGQDAEATQALLRHLEATTRDLDGFSSRIEQLQQTVALLESGQNPGSPRVQAQLQAVREAHAQLLQRAGGRGQALHEQLHLYQLEQEALLLDAWLTTKLAVAESQDYGQDLEGIKVLEDVFGAFNREVQSLGQVKMQTLRERMASLERGAPRFYPQIQAQKCRVQATWERLNKAIKVRAENLAAARDLRSFEQATSELQGWMQEKTTLLEKEFRVHNLSPAQPLLQQQQQHRCLQRELRAIEKEVSRVQMEAHRLGQHYPVAQGSLGEWLTKVQGAWANLEAKVQEWSQKLMQATQGHTFLGSCQELLAWVREKLELLSLEKQAGDVVGAERFLEQHEELEQEIQECCLQAEITRQEGQQLLDNSHFLSLEVSECMQELERHLRELQGAWALRGQRLEQNRSLRQLQQRLELAEAWLASWECLLLDPSCGHSVSEVERLLYRHEDLEKLLAAHEETFIQLQTMTEEAKGAHGVEVSMELNQHPPTEGRQLSTSFWISSCAILARGASSLFSDRRRADVPSGTGELAYVSPLAPEETECERLEDRKQTFSPRSKP encoded by the exons GCATTGCCCAGCTGCTGGATCCTGAGGATGTGGCAGCTCTGCATCCGGATGAATGCTCCATCATGACCTACCTGTCTCAGTACTACCACTATTTCTCCCGCCTGCAGCAGGGCCAGACAGCCCAGAGGAGACTGGCTAAG ATCTTGCTGCAGCTGCAGGAGACGGAGGTACTGCAGGCTCAATACGAGCAGCTGGCGGCTGACCTGCTCTGCTGGATTGAGGAGAAGCAGACACAGCTGGAGGCTCGGGACTTCCCAGACTCGCTGCCTGCCATGCGCCAGCTACTGGCAGCCTTTGCTTCCTTCCGTGCCCAGGAAAAGCCACCTCGATTGCAGCAGCGTGGAGCCACAGAGGCTCTGCTCTTCCAGTTGCAGACAACACTCCGAGCCCAAAACCGAAGGCCGTTCCTACCTGGAGAGGACCTGGGTCCTGCAAAGCTGGCCTGGCGCTGGGCAGAACTAGAGAGGGTAGAGGCCTCCAGGAGCCAGGCCATGCAGCAAAGACTGCTACAGCTGGAGCGACTGGACACTCTGGCCTGCCGCTTTCAATGCAAGGCATCTCACCGGGAAAGCTTTTTAAATGACGCAGAGCAGATGTTAGCCCAGACCAGAGCCTCCCTCGCTGACCCCAGCACGGTGGACGCAGCCACTCAGAGGCTGAGCGTGCTGGAGGCTGGCATCCCGCCCCAAGAAGGGCGCTTCCAGGCCTTGGGCGAGATGGCAGACATCCTCCAGCAGGAAGAGTATCACAGCTGGGCGGATGTGGCCTGCAG GCAGAAGGAGATCACTGGGCGCTGGCGGAGGCTCCTGCAGTGTCTACAGGAGGAGAGGAAGCACGTGGTGGGCACACAGGCTGTGCTGAGTCTGCTGCAGGGGGTGGAGGCTGCCACTGACCAGCTTGGGGAGCTGCAG GTGTTGGCCAGCTCCACAGCCTGTGGGCAACAGCTGGCAGAAATAGTGTTGCTGCTGCAGAGCCATGACCTGCTGGAGGCCCAGGTGTCTGCCCACAGGGCCCACGTGACTTGTCTTGTCCACCAGACGGCACAGCTGGACTCCTCCCAGGGCACCAGTGTGCAGAAGCTGCAGGCTAAAGCCCTAGCACTGGCCGAGCTCCACCACAGCCTGGTGTCTCTTGTCAGAGCCCG ACGCACCCTGCTGGAACAGACCCTCCAGCGGGCACAGTTCTTGCACagctgtgaggaggaggaggcctggTTGCAAGAGCACAGACAGCTAATGGAGACTGCAGCCCTGGGCGGGGACTTCACTCAGATTGCTACTGCTCTGCAGAAACACAAG GCTCTGGAAACCGAACTCCATCGCCACCAGGCTGTGTGTGTAGATCTCATGCAAAGAGGACGCAACCTCAGTGTCAGAGAGCCCCTGACAcagccagatcctctggaaaggGCAGAAGCAgtgcagggaacatggcagctgCTCTGGACTGGAGCCGCAAGGCGGCGCGCTCGGCTGCAAGCAACATTGCTTGTTGGGCAG TACTTTTCTGACTCGGAGGAGGCGGCTTCCTGGCTTCTCCAGCGTCAGAAACAATTGGAAAGCGCATCCTTCGGGAAGGACCAGGCAGACGCCGAGGTCCTGTTGCAGCAACACCTGCGCCTGGAGCAAGACGTGCGCGCCTTCGCAGTGGAGCTGCGCGAGCTAGAGGATCAGGCGCGGGCTGCCACAGCCCTGGTGTCACTCATGGTGCATACGGGAACACGGAAAGGATCCAGATTCGTGCCTCCTACACCAAAT GAGGGACCTCCAGAAGACTGGAAAAGGCTTGACAGAGACACCATTGGAGGCCCCCAGGTGGAGACTCAAGTTTTAGCAGCAGCAGGCAGCCAGATAGCGTTCTTCTCCAAAG AAGAGGCTCTGAATACCTGGAAGCTTAAAGAGTTAGGAGACAGTCAGAGCAGGACGGCCATCATCCACAGCATAGAGAAGAAACCCCAG GTGCTATCTGCCCTGGGCTTTCTAGGAGAAGGCCCAAGCATAGCTCTCCAGGCCGAGTATGACCTTCACTTTGACTCCAGCACCATACTCCAGGCTCACGCTGACTTGAGCCAGAACTATGAGAACCTCAGGGCCCTGGCAAAG CTCCACAGGGCCCGACTGGAGGAGACAGTCGCCCTGTTTAGCTTCTATAGCTCCTGTAGGGAGCTGCAGTCCTGGATGGAGAAGCAGATAGCACTGTTCCAAACATTGCAGCTCCAGGGTGACAACTTAGAGGTCACACAACTCAAATATGAG aATGTTCTCATGACCTTGGCCACTGGAAAAGGCCACTGGGCAGAGGCCATCAGCACCGCTGAACAACTGAAGCAGAGATGTCCAGGACACATCTCGAAAATCCAACAACAGGAGGAGGACCTGAAACAGAG GTGGCAGCAGCTGGAATCCCTGAAGGAGGAGAAACTCCTGCAGCTGACATGTGGCATGGAGGTATGCAGACTTTTACAGGAGTCTGAACCCACACAAGCCCAACTGCTAAACATGATAAGCAGGCTGGAGGCTCGCTCTGGGGACAGCCATCGTACCCTGCAGCAGACCCAGCAGAAGgtcctggtgctggagaagaagatCTCCTACCTCCAAAGAGCAACCATAGA GGTGATGGAGTCAGGCCCCGCTAAGGGCTCTCAGCTTTGGAAGCAGGTCCTGAAGCTGCAGTCACTGCTAAAGCAAGCTCAAGGGCAGGTGGCCCAGCAGATCCAGGTCCAGACTGAGGCTCGGGTTCAGCAAGGCATCCTCCAAGAGAGCCAGAAGCTGCTGCTGTGGGCGGAGGGCATCCGGGCTCAACTGGGCAGCAAGGAGGAGCTGGGGGACGTGGCCTCAGCTCAGCGGCTGCTGAGGAAGCATGGCGCCCTACAGGAGGAGACCTGCCTGTGGGAAGAGAG GTTGCAGCAGCTGGAGGCTCAGGGTCAGCTGGTGGCCGGTTCAGACTCTCCACAATCCCGAGAGGTGGCCAGCGCTCTAAGGCTCCTAGGCCAGCACAGCCAGCAGCTGAAGGCTCTGtgggagcagagacagcagaAGCTTTGGGAGGGGCTGGAGCTGCAGAGGTTTGGCCAGGAAGTGGATGGTTTCATGGCTGCCTGTGCCAGCCATGAGGCCTTACTGCCGCTGGACAGTCTTGGG GAGGACCTAAGGGAGGCCCAGGGCCTGCTGCAGAAGCACCAGGCTTTGGGATGGCTCCGCAGCACCCTGGGATCACGGGCAGAGGCCCTGCGGGCACATGGTGAGAAGCTgcttctgagccatccctctgccGTGCACAA GATCAGAGAGCTGCTGCACAGTGCCCAGGCACAGTGGACTAGGGTCCAAGAGAGGAGTGCCCAAAGAAAGGGACAGCTGCTGGCTTCTCTCCAATTGCAG GAATGGAAGCAGGCTGCAGAAGGCCTAATGCTATGGATGGAGGAGAAGTGGTCCAGGGTGGCTGATGAACGCCCCCAAGCAGGCAGCAACATTCTACAGAAACTCAAGTGGCACAAAATAACTAAGAGTGAGCTATTAGCCTCCCATAGGTACATGGAGGACCTACAGCAG GCTGGGAAAGAACTGTTGCATAGCAACCCTTATGCACAGGAGGACATAGAGGACAGACTCCAAAGCCTTAATCACAAATGGGAAGAGTTGAACCACAAGATGGCAGAGCAAGGGGATAGGCTGCCTCAGACCAGACAGCAGGACGGGCTCCTAGAACTACTACAG GATGTCAGGGAGATGATGGAACATCTGGAGGGAGCCCTGCAGAACACAGAAACGGGGCAGGACCTATGCTCCAGCCGAAGGCTGCAGAGACAGCACTGCCAACTAGAGGACAAGAGCCAGGTgctggccagcaagatggctgccCTCGTCTCTCAGACCCACCATGACTTTACTTCCTGGATTATCCTAGAGGAGAGCCAGAAGTGTCACCAAAG GTTCAAGTCCCTGCAGAGCAAGCTAGCTACCCGACACCAGCAATTGCAGGCCTCAGTCGAGCTGTATGAATTTAACCTCCTTAGCAACCTGGAGCTCACATGGGTGGCTGAGCACATGCCCAGTGCTGGTCCCATCTGCCCTGCCCAGTGCTGGCATGATGCCCAGAGCCTTCAAGGAAAGCACAAG GTGCTCCAGGCTGAGGTGAAAGGTCATATAGGGCACATGCATAGGGTGCTAAGTTCTGGCCAGAGTCTAGCAGCCTCTGGGCACCCTCGAGCTCAGCATATCGTGGAACAGTGCCGAAAGCTAGAAGGCCACTGGGCAGGACTGGAGCAGGCGTGTGAGGAACGTACCCATTGCCTGCAGCAGGCTGTCACTATCCAGCAG TACCTTCTGAATGTGTCAGAGATGGAGAGCTGGGTGGAGGAAAAGCGGCCTCTGGCGAGCAGTCAGGACTACGGCAGCGATGAGGAAGCTACCTTTGGGCTCATGAGGAGACACCAG ATGCTGCAGCAGGAGATAGCTCTTTATTGGAGCTGCATGGAGGATCTTGAGCAGAGGTTCCAGACCCTTGCTGGATTTGAGGCCTCTGAGCAGCTGGCTGTGGTACAGGGGAAGTTGCAGGCACTACAGAAGCTGGCGGACGAACG GGAGCAGGAGCTGGAGGGGACCCTGAGACTACAGGAGTTCATGAGAAAAGCTGAGGACCTGCAGAGCTGGCTGACCAGCAGGAGGCAGGTGGCCAGAGGAGGGGACAGCTTTGGAGAGGACCATGAGCATGTGCTG CAACTCTGCACTGAGTTTACCAAGTTTCAACACCAGGTTGAAACAGGTGCGCAGCGAGTAGAAACCTGCCGACTGCTGGCAGAGAGTCTACGAGAGCATGGGCACAGCGCTGCCCCCAAGGCTctccagaggcagcaggatctaCA GGCTACCTGGTCTGAGCTGTGGCAGTTGACCCAGGCCCAAGGCCACCTGCTCGGTGACACCGAAACCACCCTTAGAGTCCACAGAGACCTTCTAGAAGTCCTTACCCAGATTCAG GAGAAAGCTGCAAGCTTCCCTAATGATGTGGCCCAGGACCTGCGTGGGGTAGAGAACCAGCTCCAGAGACATGAGGGACTGGAACTCGAGCTGACAGGCATGAAACAGCAG GTGCAGGAACTGCTGAAGGCTGGAGGCAGGGTGCAGAAGTTGTGTTCAGGGCCTCAGGCCCTTGCTGCTGtccagcagaagcagcaagctgtGACCCAAGCCTGGGAGTCCCTCCGGCTACGCATGGAACAACGCAAAGCTCAGTTGGAACAAGCATATCTCCTGGTCCGGTTCCACACAGCG GTGAGGGACTACACCTCCTGGGTGGCCAGCGTGCATCAGGAGCTGCAGATGGAAGAGGCCTCCTGGGACCCCTGCAGCATTTTGCTCAGGTTCAGAGCCCACCAATGGCTGTGGGCAGAATTGAAAGCCAGGGAGGAGCTGCAGCAGCAGGCCACTAAGATGGGCCAGCAGGCTCTGCTGGCAGCAGGGACACCCGCTAAG GTCCAGGATGGGCTTCAAACCCTACAGGAGGAACGCGACCGGGTGTTCCAGGCCTGGGCACTCAAGCAAGAGAGGCTGCAGACCGTGCTTCAAGAACAGCACCTCCTCAGACAGTGCGATCACCTGGCGAAGCTCCTTACAGCCCAGGAG GCACTCCTAAAAGCCAGTGGCTTGGGGAGCTCAGTGGAAGAGGTGGAGCAGTTGATCCGAAAGCATGTGATCTTCCAGAAAGTGCTAGCTCTCCAGGATAAGAAG GAGTCAGCTCTGCGTGAGCTGTTGAAGATGGTTCCAAGCTCTAAGGGGCAGAACCTGGTTTCCCATGTGTTGGAGCACCGGGCTCAAGTGAAGGAACTAACAGAGAGCCGGGGACAGGCCCTGCACACCTCCTTGATGATAGGCAACTTTGCCATGGCGGCAACCCAG GTTGAGGATTGGATCCAGGAGCGGGTCCAGCAACTGAGAGCCTGGAGCCCTCCTGGGAACCTAAAAGATTGTCTGAAGCATCTGAGGAAACACGAGGCCTTCAGGGCTGAGGTCCAGGCTCGTGAGCAGATCGTGACCTCGGTTGCCAAG CAAGGTGAAGGGCTCCTCAGCCATGGCCACCCTCAGGCTGAAGAGGTTTCCCAGAGGCTGGAGGCCCtgcaggacctctgggagaagctgaggcaggcggTGACTCTACGGGGCCAGGCCCTGGAAGACAGATGCAACTTCCTGGAGTTCCTGCAGAGAGTGGACCTTGCAGAGACCTGGATCCAGGAGAAG GAGAGGGTGGTGAACAGCTGTGACATTGGCCTGAACCTTGAGCACTGCCTGCAGCTCTGCAGACAGGTCCACAGGTTACAG GTCACAGGGGATGATGCCCACATCAGGAGAATCAGAAACCTATCACTGCAGCTAAAGAACCAGGGCCCTGAAGAATCTGAGACCATCTTCCAGCGGCGAAACCAGCTCAACAATAG GTGGAAGACTTTCCATGGCACCCTGCTCCTGTGTCAGCAGCGACTTGAAGCAGCCCTGGAGATACATAGATTGTCCAGTGAACTGGATGGTGTTATTGAGCAGATCAGAGAGAAG GAATCCCTGATCCAGGCCCTGGAGGGCACTGAAGATTTGAAGAATGTACAGAGGCTGTCGTGGAGACAGAGAGTACTGCAGCAGGAGATGGGCCTCATCCAGACCCAGGTGGAG TCTCTTGAAGGTAGGGTCAGCCGTCTCTGTAAGGAAAATCCCGAGGTTGCACACAGCCTCAGGCATAAGAAGCAAGAAATGATGGACAGCTGGTGGAAGGTCTGGAGCAAGGCCCAGAA CAGGAAGGAGTTGCTGAATGTGGGCCATGAAGTTCAGAAACTCCAGACTCTGCTGCAGGATCTGCAGGACTGGGCCCAGGGACTACAGGCTGAGATGGCCAGGCAGACCACCCCCTGCAGCCCTGTAAGAATCCAGTACATGTTGCAAGAGCACCAGGCATACAAG GTTGAGCTGGACACCCGAATAGACAGCCATAACTTGGCCCGAAGTATGGGGCAGCAGCTGCTTGCATCTGGATACCTACTGGCCTCTGGGATTCTCCAGCCCCTGGCCGCTGTAGAGCAGGAGTTGAGTAGCTTGCAGGAATCATGGCAGGGGCGGTGGCAGCAGCTACAGCAGGTCTTGGAGCAACAG CTGTTTCTGAGCTCTGTGGAAAAGGCAGAACGCTGGCTTGACAGTGAAGAGGCCTCCCTGGCTAGTGAGGAAGTGGTG GACCCCTTGGTCACTGTGGAGACCCTTCTGTCAAAGCACAAGAGGCGTGAACAGGGCCTGAAGGCACAGGCTGAAAAGATCAGTGCATTGAAGGTCACAGCCCACAGCCTGTACCAGGATGGACAGTCTGAGGCTCACAgcatcctggacagatgtcaggCCCTACTCCTGAG GGCAGAGGCACTCACAGAACAAGCGAGGGCCCGGGGACACCAGCTGGAGGAGCTTCGGAAGCTAAGGAGATTTTTGCAGGACTCCAACGAG GTAGCCACATGGCTGAGGGAGAAGAACCTGGTGGCTCTGGATGAGGATCAGAAGGACACAACCACGATGCAAACACAGTTGCAGAAGCAGCAGAATTTCCAGGCTGAGCTGGATGCCAGTGTTCACCAGCAGCAGGAGCTCCAGATG GAGGGGCAGAAGCTGCTACAAGGGGGTCACCCTGCCTCAGAGACCATCCGGAGGCAACTGGAAGAATTAGGAGGACTCTGGGCTGAGCTGCAGACCAACTGCCAGAGGAAGATGGCCAGACTACAGGGGTCCCTCAAG GTGCTGCATCTGCAGAGGAAGCTGAAGGAACTGGAGAACTGGCTGGAGCCCATGGAGGTAGAGCTGAGAATCCCTGTCAGAAGCCAGGACCTGCCTAGGATGGGCGAGTTGCTGGGGGCCCAGGAGGAGCTAGAAGCAGCCGTGGATAGGCAGGCCAAGCAAGTGCAGGAGTTGAAGGACCAGGCCCAAACCTGTTTTCAGGAAGGCCACTGCCTTGCCAAAGATGTGGAAGAGCGAGCTGGGCAGCTGCTTCAGAG GTTCCAGGGCCTTCGGGAGCCCCTACAAGAGCGAAGGGCATCCCTAGAAGACCAAAGGCTCCTCTTACAGTTCTTCAGGGATGCTGATGAGGAGATGGCCTGGGTGCAGGAGAAGCTGCCCTCTGCCACGGCCCAGGACTACGGCCAGAGCCTGAGCACTGTGTGCCACCTGCAGGAAAAACACCAG AATTTAGAGAATGAGATCCGTAGCCACAAGGCTCTGAGCCAGGTGGTGACAGGTACAGGGCACAAGCTCGTACAGGCGGGACACTTTGCCGCAGAAGAGGTGGCCACCCGGGTGCAGCAGCTGGAGGTGGCTCTAAACCgcctagagacagaggcagtacAGAGGAGGAGGATGCTGCAGCAGGCCCTGGAGGTCCAGCAGACTTTGGTGGAG CTCCTGGAAGCAGGATCCTGGCTCGCCAAACGGGGCCATATTCTGGACAGGGAGGACCTGGGCCAGGATGCTGAGGCCACACAGGCTCTTCTGCGGCATCTGGAGGCCACCACAAGAGACTTGGATGGGTTCAGCAGTCGCATTGAGCAGCTACAGCAAACAGTGGCCCTTCTAGAGAGTGGGCAGAACCCAGGCAG TCCTAGGGTGCAGGCCCAGCTGCAGGCTGTGAGAGAGGCCCATGCACAGctgctgcagagagcaggaggcagagggcaaGCATTGCATGAGCAGCTGCACCTATACCAGCTGGAGCAAGAGGCCTTGCTCCTGGATGCCTGGCTGACCACCAAGCTGGCTGTTGCTGAGTCCCAGGACTATGGACAGGATCTAGAAGGCATCAAG GTGCTGGAAGATGTGTTTGGTGCTTTCAACAGAGAAGTCCAGAGCCTGGGCCAGGTCAAGATGCAGACCCTGAGGGAGCGGATGGCTTCCCTAGAGAGAGGAGCACCCAGGTTCTACCCCCAGATTCAAGCTCAGAAGTGTCGCGTCCAGGCCACCTGGGAGAGGCTGAACAAGGCAATCAAAGTCCGTGCAGAG AACCTGGCAGCAGCCCGTGATCTCCGGAGCTTTGAACAGGCCACCTCAGAGCTCCAGGGTTGGATGCAGGAGAAGACCACCCTGCTGGAGAAAGAGTTCCGAGTCCACAACCTGTCACCTGCACAGCCCctactgcagcagcagcagcagcacaggtgCCTGCAG AGAGAACTGAGGGCTATTGAAAAAGAGGTGTCAAGAGTACAGATGGAGGCCCATCGCCTTGGCCAGCACTACCCTGTGGCTCAGGGGAGCCTCGGTGAGTGGCTCACCAAGGTGCAGGGGGCCTGGGCTAACCTGGAGGCCAAAGTCCAGGAATGGAGCCAGAAGCTGATGCAGGCTACCCAGGGCCACACCTTTCTTGGGAGCTGCCAGGAATTGCT AGCGTGGGTTCGGGAGAAGCTAGAGCTGCTTTCCTTGGAGAagcaggctggggatgtagtGGGGGCCGAGCGGTTCCTTGAGCAGCACGAGGAGCTGGAGCAAGAGATCCAGGAATGCTGCCTTCAAGCCGAGATCACACGGCAGGAAGGGCAGCAGCTGCTGGACAACAGCCATTTCCTGTCCCTGGAG GTGTCAGAGTGTATGCAGGAGCTGGAAAGACATCTGCGGGAGCTTCAGGGAGCCTGGGCCCTGCGTGGACAACGCTTGGAGCAGAACCGGAGCCTGCGACAGCTGCAGCAGAGGCTGGAgctggctgaggcctggctggcctCCTGGGAGTGCCTGCTGCTGGACCCCAGCTGTGGG CACTCGGTGTCAGAAGTGGAGCGTCTGCTCTACAGACACGAGGACTTGGAAAAGCTGCTGGCAGCCCACGAGGAGACGTTCATCCAGCTTCAGACAATGACCGAG GAGGCCAAGGGTGCTCATGGCGTGGAGGTGTCTATGGAACTTAACCAGCACCCTCCCACAGAAGGGAGGCAG CTCAGTACCAGCTTCTGGATCAGCAGCTGTGCGATCTTGGCAAGGGGAGCCTCC